A window of Phragmites australis chromosome 15, lpPhrAust1.1, whole genome shotgun sequence genomic DNA:
TTAGATTGGATGAGGAACCTTGAAGTTGGAATCCCTGAACTCCTTGAGAATGACATCAAAGTGTTGATTTATGCTGGAGAGTATGACCTCATATGCAACTGGCTTGGTGAGTGTCTTGCAACTTCCAGTTAGTAAACACTGAGAACCCTATGCTTGCCATTTCGTCAACAGCTAGTCTCACTTTACACTGATAATCATGAATTCACTATGTAACCTTTTTTCATCTGAGACCTGTGCTTTGCTCCTTCATGATTGGGTTTTGTGCGAGTTGTTCTTTAGTAAATTAGTGACTTAAGTATCTATTATAGACATTTAATCCTTATTTTGGTCTGTAGTATGAGCAGTTGTGGTGAAAGCTAAAATTTTGAACATGCTAGGATTAGACAAGTTTATTTGAACATGTAACTTTAATCTATGTCGTACATTGAACAGTTTTCATGTTTTGTTGTACACAATGGTGAAACTTGTGAATGGATAACAAAAGGTAGAGAATACTGTTCGAGATTATTTTTACCCATCATTGTGGTTTTGTTGATTCTACCATTGCTTTGCTTGATGTGTACATAATCTGTTCTTGATTTGGGCAGGGAACTCGAGATGGGTAAACTCCATGGAATGGTCTGGAAAGGAAGCTTTTGTCTCCTCGTCTGAGAAGCCCTTCACAGTTGATGGAAAAGAAGCTGGGGTTCTTAAAAGCCATGGTCCTTTGAGTTTCTTGAAGGTTAGTTCTATACTACCAAAAAACGGGCTCCCTATAGATCACCAATATTCTTTGTTCCTGAACAAAAATAGTTACACTGTAATTTGTAGACATACCTGCCTGTATTCACAAATCTTTGGTATGTAAAACCAAATCACATATGGAAACATAGAAATGCAGCAAACTGAAGATTTGTAACAATTGTGTAAAGGTATTCGCGATGCTTCATTCTATCCGCAATAAGTACTAAAGTTGGAGTCTCATTGCATTTCTAGTCTTATTACTTTAGCTATTTGCAGTCACTTGGAAAACTTACTAGAGGTGCTGTGCAACAGGTTCATGATGCTGGTCACATGGTACCGATGGATCAGCCTAAGGCTGCTTTGGAGATGCTGAAGAGATGGACTTCCGGAAACCTTTCGAACCCATCTTCAACCTTTCAGAAGCTTGATTTTACAATGTAACCGACACGCTGTTTCTCCTATGACAAAGTGGTGTGTAACTTAGTGCTGTTTCGGGGAACGAAGTCCTGCACTCATCTCCTCAGACTACTGAGTAATTTACCGTGTACTTCAGGGTGATCTTAGGTGATGAAAAGCTCGTCGCGACCGTACAAATGTTATTTGCCTTGTACGGTACTAGTGCTGGTGACATGTGGTGTTACGACCTCGATCAGCATGTAATAAAGCTTTCAAAGAATTGCTGTGCCGGACAAGTTTTAAGAACTAACGTTTCAAGTATCTTTTGTGATGCGAGGACCGTTGATGTCAATTTTTCATGACCTGCAGCTCTTGCATGAAAACTACCAGTCTTCTTGGGAGACAAATAAATCATCCAACTTGTTAAAAGTCACCTGGAAGAAACTGATGAATATAACACTCTAGTTTAAGTTCTCGATGGCTTGACGAGGAATTGGAGAATGAATTTTGAAGACTTCAAAACGAGGAAAATCTGACGACATgacgttttttttttggaacaagTGACGCCATGACGGTTCAGTGGTTACTGTCTGAATTTTGCCTCTGCTGACATCTCTATATTTTTGAAGTCAGTCTCTGCGGCCATTGTTCAATGTTCCCGCCGCTAAGCAGCTGATGAAAACGTAGAATGAAACTCAAACATGGAACGGCATAATTAAAAGGAAAACTCATACATGCCAAACATCCATCAGCAGCAGCTTATACAGTTACACACAGATTGACAATTGTATGTAACTAGATCAGTCATGGTACTGAGCTGAAAGCAACAACACATAAATATCCATAGGAAGACTATTCTGCCTATCGTTTTCCTCATCAAACAAGTTGCCAAGAAGATGGTAAACCCTTCAACAAAATCCTAAACCACCAGGATGAACTTTGTGCAGTCTCTTGTGTGTTGCTTAATCCTCTTTCTTCTGTTTCTTCGGAGCAGGTTTTTGGTACAATACAATCTGACCCAAGATTGTACCATTCATCACGATACCAATTGCGGAGCCCATGATCACTTTCCAGGAGTTAAGGTCAAGAAGTATAATGACGATAAAGTGATGTAGAGAATAGGCTTCTAGGTGAATAGAGAGGGAAAATCACTTGTGGTCCATGTTTGATATTATCAAGGCAGCAAATAATGTCTCTATATTTCACTGATTACCAGTACTCTATTCTTTTGGAAGCATGTTGAGCCACACAGCTTTCAAACCAACTTTAACTACTGAGAATTTTAACGAACAGTTGCGCAGTTACGACAAGCAGAATTATTCAATGCACTGACAAAAAATTATTCCGTAAGCCGAAGCAATCACGAATCAAGTGAAAAATGCACATTGCAAAAGATCTATAAACTACCTACATAGAGGCGCAATAGAATGCCACATGATAACAGTAAACAAATACCATCAGTACGGAGTAAAAATTGTAATCAGAACCAAAGGATACCACTCAAGGGAGTCTTCTCCTGGATGCTGGTGAAAACTCTTACTGCAAGAGAAGGGTGTCAAAGATTAGTAAACACGCCATATGAACAGAAAAGTTTCACAAAGGACTACAATACAGTGTGGAAAGTTTATTGATCTCAAGGGAATGAGGTACTTGACCAAATATAaatgtgatgaactcaagtcaGGTTACCTATTCACTATTTAGTACATATGAACTCTACAAGTTCCAATAttgtttattttcaaaaatatcgCTGTAAGTTAGTGATATCAGTATAAAACTGTCCACAAGTATTGAAATAATGGATTGATAACTAATTGGGCATCTACTTAAGCTTACCAATTGAACCAGCAAAGTTCATGAAACAGGTCAAGAAGCTCAGCTGGCCAGTGCCCTTATTCTGCACAGTATCAACAAGGTAACAACCATTTTGTAATTGAAAGTCTCTTTACATGAAAGCAGGCTCTGAAATAGTGCTAGAAGAAAGAAGGTTCTGATAAAGTGCCAGGAAACAATAAATTCAAGTGGCTCAaatccaaaatatagcaaaaaaaCAATGAAAGCCTAGGCTTCTACTCAAACAAGGTGCTGTCCTAGATAGAGGCAGCACACAAGCAAAGTGTTTTACGAGCTTACTCTTAAAATTTGAATGTTCCATTAATGCACTAGTTAATTCTCAAAGTACTTGCTCTAGATTCCAAACTGCAGCCAAATGTTTGAAGCTCATATATATTCAATGCTACAGATTCAAATGTTTTTGTCACACTCACACCTAATTCAGCAAACTTCCATAAAAATGCATGAAATTATATAGCTTTATGTAGTATGATACAACAAAACAGGCAACAACAAACCATAAAATTCTTCCATATTTGTGGAACTCTAGCAAAAAAGAAGATAGCGTGCTGTGAAGCCTGCACAGTATTTTAAATCAAAAGGTTAGCACAATCGTTTATATCAAGtgtcaaacaaaacaaaataccACTCACTACTTACATAAAGGATTTCAAAAAGAGCAGGGTCAATTTTTCCAGACAAAACAGTTGGAGCCAATCCACAATATCTAAACAACCACTGTTTAAGGAAGCAGGTCAAAGACTGAAATTAGACAGAATGCTTATAAAATTCAGTGACCTTTTCGGACTTTTCCATAAGTATTGGCACATCATAATTGTCAGAACACAAGAAGTATTGAAATAAATGCAGGGAAACTGAAGGATACAATAAAGCTTTCATCCATGTTTTGGTTCCCACTGGTGAGGAGTAATAATAAATGATGGCAACCAAGATGATTGCTGCATATCAGATATAAACATTGGTTAAGAAGATTGTGTAAGATACTAAGCAGCTTTAGAAATACAAAAGGAAAACTATCATATGCATATGCTGTACACTCAAGACATAAGGCCAAATACAAACCTTGGATCAACAGAAAAGCTAGCTCTCCATAAGCTGAAAAGGGCAATCCTTTATGAATACAATATGCCAAAGCAATCGTGTACCCTACAACCTCAAGCTCAAAGGATGCTACGCTAAGTCCTCTAACACTTCCATGCTTCAAAATTTTAAGTATCTGCAATAGGAAATGTTCATAGTTATGTTAGAACATAAAAAGATGTAATCAGTCCTACAGTACAAGTAAGATTTTAAGCACATGATCAATACCAAAAATCTTGGGATTGAATTATGTCCTTTTCTTGTTACGCATATTGACAAGAATTTCGCACATCCAAGTGCAAATTAATATAATAAAAAGCCAAGAATGGAATCCACGTGATCAACTTCTTCCTTATGTTAGATCATAAGCAACCTCCTTCCTGTAATATAGACAGCATCCTGTGTGTTTGGAATCTCTAATCTGATTGTCAGTCTATGCAGGAAATAGAGTATATGTTTCAATATTCCTTTCATAACTTATGCACCCATTAATACTGTGCTCAATTTACTCATAGTTTCCCTTATCTTGCATTAATTCATTCGTTCTATTGTAGTATTTGTACAACAGAGATGCTACAGCAGACATTGGGTTGTGGTTGCGTAGTTGCTACTGTAGCATCTTCGTGAAATTTTAGAGACATAGTTGTTCATTACAGTCCACTGTGGCACTGTGTAGTGCTTCTTCACAACAAAATACATATACATGGAGCCATATCTGCTCATTACATTCCACTATGTACTCATAAATAACAACActatattgctgattaccactTATGGCATGGTTCATGTAATACACACAGACATGACAAAAAGAAATTCAAATGTGGCCTTGTTTCTAAATTCCTTCTGAAATTTGGCGACAATCAAGCTACCCAATACCAGGCAGACATTATTGCACGCATattcatgagaagaagcaaagaagccaaaCTAGTTCTTAATTCTTAATCATGAGTTCATGACACCAGATCAAGTCACCTGAGGGAGCTTGCCAACGGTGGATGCAGCGATGACGGTGTACCCAAGGACCTTAGACAAGAAAGGAAGTAGGATCTTAGCATCCAAAGGAACCGACAGGAAGCACCCTAAGTTCATGACCATGCTATCCAGCTTTTCCCCTGTGTCaggcttcttcctctttctcatCTCCAAGGCATTCGAACCTTGATGACTTGGCAATGATGGGATTATTGTTGCAGAAATTAGTGTGCAGCAAGCCATCGAGGATGAGGGTTCCCTCGAGAGTTTTAAGAACCTAAAAGTGCGGGCTGTAGAGTATATTGTTTGGTGGACTGGCCATGGTTTCAATGCGCCAACGGCGATCTTAGAGCAGAGCAAGGGGATCACCGAAACCATGTTCACTGATCAATGTCTATATTTGGCCAGGGACTGGCAACTGAGAATTGCTGATGCTTCTGAGCAGGGGAAGCTTTTGGGCAAGAAAGTAATATGACAATTCATGCTCAACACAAGCATCAGAAAGGATCACACCAATCGACAACCATCCCACAAACCAACAAAGAATTCCATCGGCTTCCTCCTTGATTCCGCTGCTCCTTtaccgcgccgcgccgcgccaaGATCACAGCCAGTCCACACAAAAAACGCAGCCTTCATGCAAAATTCCGCACGCCATGCTCACGCAAAGTGCATGAGATCCACTCTCAACCCACCAGGCGAGCTCACCACAGATCGAGACAACATACAAGCACGCATCTTCGCATTGGGAAAAACGAACAGGATCCGAGACGGAAGGAGAACCTGGGGGAGCTTGACGGTGGTGGATGCGGCGACGATGCCGTAGCCGAGGAGCTTGGACACGAGGGGGAGGAGGCAGCCCTTGTCGGGGATCTTTGCGTCCGCGAGCGCCGCGAGGACGCACCCGAAGTTCATGCCCAGGATCTCCAGCTCCATCGCCCCCATGGCCGTCTCCCTCCCGTGGTCGCGCGCTGGTTTGCCGCGGCGTCGGCGGTGGAGACGGCGAGCAGCGCAGCCCCACACGCCAGGCGCACCACCAAGCCTCTTCAGCGATATGGGCCGACGCAAGGAGGGCCGCGCAGCTATTCGTATTGGGCTTGTGAAGAATTCTGGGCTACGCTACCTGTTTGGAAATCGGAATGCCAAGAATTTCATCACACGAGTGACAACACAAATCTACAGCGCAATTGCTAAACATCGCTCAGCTAATAATTTTGGAATATAAAAAAGCTgataattttgttgattttagTCGAACCCTGTCCCATCAGATATGCGCTGCCATTCGTGCGCGCTAGCATCGTGGGGTTTTGCTTTGTGGGATTCGAGGGCTGTTTTTCCTTTCCCGGTTTCGCTACTTTGCTTCTTTGTGGGCGTGGACTGtttatttattcttttttttaaatacagTATAACTTGTAGACGTATACACATTTATATTATAACAAGTGTTTTGTTGTCGGTGGGTACTTTGTCTACCATtaaataaaatttgatatataCTCAGCTTGTAGTTAACTTTAACATGTAcctttttttaactttttgaaTCTTGGAAAAATGATTTAGAGCTGTATATAACCTAGTTTTTTGTGTTGATTAGTTTTTGTTAGTCATTTCTGCAGAACAATCaactacaataaaaaaaaaagtccagCCAAATTTTTAGTCACCAAAAATGTGCTCGATTACGTCTCCTTTTACTATTGATCAGATAATTCATTTGAAATCCCTAATTCTTTTTGTCGATATGCAGGTAAACACTCCGACTTATGCCCTTCAACTGTGTATTACTAATCTAGTGATTTTTATATACTTAAACAAGTTGTCAGAATGAAACCCTCAAAgataaagaaaacaaaatcatTATACCACTATGCGAGACTTTGGGATCAATCAGTGACGCATATCCATCGACCATTCAAGAGCTTTGCTTCGACTTTTTGAGGTCAATAGAGGTTTGTTGGTTAGCCATTTTACAAAGGAGCAAGCATTGGGTATGGTTGTCTCAAAGCACGTGCTAATCTGCAGCTTGTGTGGACTAgactaaaatccaaaaatagataacatacggTATCTTATTTActaaatagataacatattaatgtatttacaaatttagcatgtgtattcAGCACCTCGTTTACCAAAAGCTCGGTTTCAATACGCGAGGCATCGAAAAAGGGCAAGCTTGGCAGTTTTCGACACCCGAGGTACCAAATACACTGCACAATACTGTATTTACACACGGGGCAGCAGCGGGTGGTACGGAAGAAAGCTAGAAGCAAGTTAGTACGTGTgcgtttatatttttatttaattcttatttttattggaaagtACAAAAGTAGTctaaaattctaaacatttttataagcaaactagagttcactagcaacccgttttaattagtttgatctaaaaagcttgagccaatatttaattaaaattctctaaataagtcaacttttataaattctagcaattttttatgcctcaaataaattctcaaaaatctagaaaaattcactaatatttttctcatgtgatgtactaatttatacaaatatttttaaccctaggttattttgtgaaaaagtaagttcctttgtaatgctctatttatatgttttttttatcatttcttctctctttctgCTTTGAGAGTTGACAACCCCATATGTATGCTACTTATCTGGTTGTTTAAATTTTGGATATATCATTTGTcatatttaattgataaatattaaaacttgTCGTACCACCACCTACTTTGAAAAGATgaacataaatatatatttgtaattcttgggttttatgcttcttaagtgTCTGGCTTTATCATCTTAGTAGTAGTTATCAAcctatcatgcatgcatggctcagTTTGAACATAATATTTAAGAATTTACCTACAAAATAGCAATAATCCATAGTGATCAAGGAGAAGCATATAttatatttacatattttaGGTCAGCATAGTTCCTAACTCTTCAAACAAAAGTACATAAGACTGGAAAAGTGCATAAGAGTGCGTTTGGTTGGAGGACAAAGTTGGTGGATAGAGTCATCCCTGTTTTTTTAATGGGATGAAtcagttttctgtttgattggatTGATGTGTTGTATTGATTATGATGATCTTTTAGTAAACTTACCCCTTGATTGTAGATTTTGTGCATgttgaatttatttttattcaaattgaattaaaaagagaatatcacatgaaatgataaaaatacatataaatgagcattacaaagaaacttacTTTTTTGCCAAAAAACCTAGGGtttgaaacatttttataaattagtacatcacatgagaagaatattagtgaatttttctagatttttgggaatttatttgagtctttaaaaatttctagaatttataaaagtaggcttatttagagaatttaaattaaatattagctcaggctttttgatcaaaccaattaagATGGGTTACCAGTgaactctagtttgctcatacaaacatttagaattttttgactACTTTTGtactcccaaataaaatcgagaattaaataaaaaaacatgaacaCACGTACTAGCTTCCTTCCGCTTTCTTCCGTCCGCAGTTGCCGGTGCGTATTCGGAGGTGTCGAATACGACACTGTACAATGTATTTGGCATCTCGAATATAATCTGTTTTCAGCATCTAAGGTGCTGAATATGATGTACAGTATTGTATTCAGCATCTTAGTGCCAAAAACTGCTGGGCTCATCTTTTTTCGGTGCCTCGCATATCGAAATCGGGTTTTCGGTAAACAATGTGCcaaatacacatgctaaatttgtaaatacgttaatatattatctattttagtaaatacaGTGTCGTATATTATCTCTTTTTAGATTTTGGCCTTTGGGCTAATGTTGACCTCTTCAACAACACCCATAAATGTACTTATTAAACATTTAGTGATTTTAGCTATCTTGTATCCATCAGTTTTGGGATCATGTTGCATCTTCCATTCTTCTGTAAGAAGACACGTCCCTTTCTCTCGAAACAACCCGATGGAGAAAGCCTGTACATAGACTTTCGCCGAAAACAGATTTCACAATGGTTTCCAGTCAAGTCTACAGCATAAAGTCATAAACTATAGCCAACTCAAATAAAGAGAATACAAATCAATACAAATATTACTATAATCGCGAGACTCTTGACCAATTTAGGGCACAGAGAGTCCATGTGAGAGCTTTGCTTCTATACTTTGACTTCACATCTTTCCTTCTACCTTGAGTTTTTGACATTAGGTCTGGTTCTTAACCCTTTTACACCAAGCAAGAGTTCTGACGTTGTAGACTCAAAACCTGAGTCCTGCAGATCGGTGTGGTCTATTTACCTCTCTAACGACACCCATAGAAGTGCATATTAAAAGCTTAATGGTTGTGGCAATGTGTGTCCATCAATTCTGGGCTCATGTTGCATCTTCCATTCGTCTGTAAGAAGGCATGTCCCTTTCCCTACAAACAGCATGATGGAGAAAGTGTGGCACAAAGTTTCAGTAGGTCCTTGGCACTGGGTCACCATTTCTTCAACGTGTTACAACTCGCCATCCAACCTGACTGGACCAGCAGTTGCCTCAGATACTTCTCAAATACTTCAGGGAGAAGCCTTTGCCCTTGTGAGACCACAAGAGAGTTTCGCCATCTGAAAATTAATGATGTAGTAGTTGCTGATTTGAAATGTTTGCTCCCTGAACAAATAGAAAAATTTCAGCATTTCAAttttcaaccaagaacaccaaccTTCAGTTACAAGGTTAGAATATTGGTGCTCACAGCAGATGCCAAGTCGCAAACAATTGCCTTAGCACGTCGTTATCTTCAGCTAACAAGAGAAGAAACAACAGAGTTCTTGACACACAAGTACATGGCCATAATTCAGAAAGCTTGTTTTTTTTAAGGACTCCAGTAGGGGAATCCCCTACTGTAAGGTGGTTAATTTTATtatagaaaacaaaaacaagaaacaTTTCAAACTGTACAAGGCGTACAAGGTTAGGCAAGCTCAGCGAAAACAGGGGGAAGAAGAATAACTATACAAAGGAGCTAATCcatagagagagaagagagcttGTTAGTCAGTCCATTTTCAGAATGTGCATATCGTGCTATTACTGTGACAAAAACGTGCAGCTGAAAGCATAGCACCACATAAGAccgaaaaagtaaaaaaaaaaggcctaTGTATACAAGACTATATTTATGATATCAAACAGGAGCACGGGTATTCACCATGAAAATACACCAGGTGCCATCCTGTGAGTTTATTTACATATGTATGTGGTCTATATGAACACCAGCCCGGCATAGGGGGCAGGACGCATGCCTGAGGAGCCAATTGTCGATGCATCGCACGTGGAATATGTGTTGGCACTGAGGCAAGGCCCTCACAAATTGTTGTGCTCCGAAATCCTGGTATCAATAATTTACCCCATCATCAGTACAAGACAAGTAGCTAATTTCTGATTAGTAATAACAGATACAAATTAGAATACAGCATGTCAAGATCATACTAACCTGAAGGCATACTGAACAGCAGCTGTTATCAGTTTCCTTATCACAAGTGCTTGCAACACTGAATCTGATCTTTGGGATCCTGCTGATCAAATCCCTTGACATGCCTCCTGTACTGCCAGTTTCGAAAAGGTCACTATTGTCGATGAATGGTGTAGTCAGTAGACTCATCTGCATTATACAAACCATTGGTTAGAGCTAGTATTACGAAAAAACTTGCGTTGCAATCACATAGAA
This region includes:
- the LOC133893572 gene encoding mannose-P-dolichol utilization defect 1 protein homolog 2-like, which produces MGAMELEILGMNFGCVLAALADAKIPDKGCLLPLVSKLLGYGIVAASTTVKLPQILKILKHGSVRGLSVASFELEVVGYTIALAYCIHKGLPFSAYGELAFLLIQAIILVAIIYYYSSPVGTKTWMKALLYCGLAPTVLSGKIDPALFEILYASQHAIFFFARVPQIWKNFMNKGTGQLSFLTCFMNFAGSIVRVFTSIQEKTPLSVIMGSAIGIVMNGTILGQIVLYQKPAPKKQKKED